In a single window of the Xylanimonas protaetiae genome:
- a CDS encoding FtsX-like permease family protein, which translates to MTKPGFPRPRALLRDGAVAVLAQPVASASAALVVALVCLVVLATAGRTAATEHQVLAAIDDTGSRLIAVTDPGGQAGIAAESVPALASIDGVDWAVGFGGATDAVIEAPGSTTGRLPTGVPVRVLVGALPPDTDLLVGRLPQHPGEAVAGKGAARTLGLTSGAGPVTTPSQQAAVVGVVRLTGGLERFADTVLITADPATTEPLRFMFVAASSAAAVPSVSRSVAAAMRATDPSQVTIEEPTAVRELREVVSGRLGAGARQLQAGVLVVGVIVVSITMLAMVAARRRDFGRRRALGASRTVIVILVLTHTGFAATAGALVGTAAGLALVATTGSLPTASYVVGNATLTVLAAFIGATPPAVLASRRDPVRILRVP; encoded by the coding sequence ATGACCAAGCCCGGCTTCCCGCGCCCCCGCGCCCTGCTGCGCGACGGCGCCGTCGCCGTCCTGGCTCAGCCCGTCGCGTCCGCATCGGCGGCCCTCGTCGTCGCACTCGTGTGCCTCGTGGTGCTCGCCACCGCCGGGCGCACCGCCGCCACCGAGCACCAGGTCCTCGCCGCCATCGACGACACCGGCTCCCGCCTCATCGCCGTGACCGACCCCGGCGGGCAGGCCGGGATCGCCGCCGAGTCCGTCCCGGCGCTCGCCTCGATCGACGGCGTCGACTGGGCAGTCGGGTTCGGCGGCGCGACCGACGCCGTCATCGAGGCCCCCGGCTCCACGACCGGCCGCCTGCCCACCGGCGTGCCCGTCCGCGTCCTGGTGGGCGCCCTGCCACCCGATACCGACCTCCTCGTCGGCCGCCTGCCCCAACACCCCGGCGAAGCCGTCGCCGGCAAAGGCGCCGCCCGCACCCTGGGCCTGACCTCCGGCGCCGGCCCCGTCACCACACCGTCCCAGCAGGCGGCGGTCGTCGGCGTCGTGCGCCTGACCGGCGGGCTCGAACGCTTCGCCGACACCGTCCTGATCACCGCCGACCCCGCCACCACCGAACCCCTGCGGTTCATGTTTGTCGCTGCCTCGTCCGCCGCCGCGGTCCCCTCGGTGAGCCGGTCCGTCGCAGCCGCGATGCGGGCCACCGACCCCTCCCAGGTCACCATCGAGGAACCCACCGCCGTGCGCGAGCTGCGCGAGGTCGTCTCCGGACGGCTCGGCGCCGGCGCCCGGCAGCTGCAAGCAGGCGTCCTCGTCGTCGGCGTCATCGTCGTCTCGATCACGATGCTCGCCATGGTCGCCGCCCGCCGCCGCGACTTCGGCCGCCGCCGGGCGCTCGGTGCATCCCGCACCGTAATCGTCATCCTCGTCCTGACCCACACCGGCTTCGCAGCCACTGCAGGCGCTCTCGTCGGCACCGCCGCAGGACTCGCTCTCGTCGCCACCACAGGGTCCCTGCCCACCGCGTCCTACGTGGTCGGGAACGCCACACTCACCGTCCTCGCCGCGTTCATCGGCGCCACACCACCCGCCGTCCTAGCCTCCCGGCGCGACCCCGTCCGCATTCTGCGCGTGCCGTAG
- a CDS encoding ABC transporter ATP-binding protein yields MSVAATRSLAGVALGTHDLSFAYRRGGERILTSLNLELQPGQVTTLTGASGAGKSTLLYLLSLLLPATAGSITWDGRAVENLPDGERARMRAAYSGFVFQDAMLDPSRTVLDNVCESALFAGIDAVVARSRALELLERFGIAHRAAHRPGEVSGGQAQRVALCRALVTEPEIVFGDEPTGNLDADSARIVWDALADHAARGATVVIATHDQTLAALAHRIVVVA; encoded by the coding sequence ATGAGCGTCGCCGCCACGCGTTCCCTCGCCGGGGTCGCACTGGGCACCCACGACCTGTCCTTCGCCTACCGGCGCGGCGGAGAACGCATCCTGACCAGCCTGAACCTGGAGCTCCAGCCCGGGCAGGTCACCACGTTGACCGGGGCGTCCGGGGCGGGCAAGTCGACCCTGCTCTACCTGCTGTCCCTGCTGCTGCCCGCCACCGCCGGGTCGATCACCTGGGACGGGCGCGCGGTCGAGAACCTGCCCGACGGAGAACGTGCCCGCATGCGCGCCGCGTACTCCGGCTTCGTGTTCCAGGACGCGATGCTCGACCCGTCCCGCACCGTGCTCGACAACGTGTGCGAGTCCGCGTTGTTCGCAGGCATCGACGCCGTCGTCGCTCGCTCTCGCGCCCTCGAGCTCCTCGAGCGGTTCGGCATCGCCCACCGTGCCGCGCACCGCCCCGGTGAGGTCTCCGGCGGGCAGGCGCAGCGCGTCGCCCTGTGCCGGGCACTGGTCACCGAGCCCGAGATCGTGTTCGGTGACGAACCCACCGGCAACCTCGACGCCGACTCCGCGCGCATCGTGTGGGACGCGCTGGCCGATCACGCCGCCCGCGGCGCCACCGTCGTCATCGCCACCCACGACCAGACCCTCGCCGCGCTCGCCCACCGCATCGTCGTCGTCGCATGA
- a CDS encoding peptidoglycan-binding protein, with protein sequence MTRTAWARAGWIGAVVAALGVGAVAGRATFVPPRAAAEDVPVATFTVVEGTIGQTLSLPVTARWGTTPVPAPATAGTVTSIDVEQGRQVSAGDVLYEVDLRPAVVAQGTVPAFRDLGRDARGEDVAQVQRFLVAGGYLAGEAGGRFDARTVTAVKAWQRALGVLQTGVGAAGDLVFVPSLPARVFLTGDVVVGAILTPGTATVAVVDAAPRFTMSLGGTTQPGVVPVTGQRVEIEPEPGADPWVAVVSGSTQTEAGGVVLDLAAADGGPVCGAECDLVPVTGKDTTFPGSVLLSDLVTGPSVPPAALGTGPDGSRFVVTPDGGHVPVTVTAVDASRAIVDGLTVGDVVKLFADAS encoded by the coding sequence GTGACGCGTACTGCGTGGGCGAGGGCCGGGTGGATCGGCGCGGTCGTTGCGGCGTTGGGTGTTGGTGCGGTGGCGGGGCGGGCGACGTTCGTGCCGCCGCGGGCGGCGGCCGAGGACGTTCCGGTGGCGACGTTCACCGTGGTTGAGGGCACGATTGGGCAGACGTTGAGCCTGCCGGTGACGGCGCGGTGGGGTACGACCCCGGTTCCGGCTCCGGCGACCGCGGGTACGGTCACGAGCATCGACGTCGAGCAGGGTCGGCAGGTGTCCGCAGGCGATGTGCTGTACGAGGTCGACCTGAGACCCGCCGTCGTGGCGCAGGGCACGGTACCGGCGTTCCGTGACCTGGGGCGGGACGCGCGTGGGGAGGACGTGGCCCAGGTCCAGCGGTTCCTGGTCGCGGGCGGGTACCTGGCAGGTGAGGCCGGCGGACGCTTCGACGCCCGGACCGTGACGGCGGTCAAGGCGTGGCAGCGTGCGCTCGGCGTGCTACAGACGGGCGTGGGCGCCGCGGGCGACCTGGTGTTCGTCCCGTCCTTGCCCGCGCGGGTGTTCCTGACCGGTGACGTCGTCGTCGGCGCGATCCTGACGCCGGGGACGGCGACGGTCGCCGTGGTCGATGCGGCACCGCGGTTCACGATGTCGTTAGGCGGGACGACGCAGCCTGGCGTGGTGCCGGTGACGGGCCAGCGGGTCGAGATCGAGCCCGAGCCGGGCGCCGACCCGTGGGTTGCGGTCGTGTCCGGGTCGACGCAGACCGAGGCGGGCGGCGTCGTGCTGGACCTGGCCGCCGCCGACGGCGGTCCCGTCTGCGGCGCCGAGTGCGACCTGGTTCCCGTGACGGGGAAGGACACCACGTTCCCAGGGAGCGTGCTCCTGTCCGACCTGGTCACCGGCCCCTCGGTCCCGCCTGCCGCGCTCGGCACCGGGCCGGACGGGTCACGGTTCGTCGTCACACCGGACGGTGGGCACGTCCCGGTCACCGTCACCGCGGTAGACGCCTCGCGTGCGATCGTCGACGGGCTCACCGTCGGAGACGTCGTGAAGCTCTTTGCCGACGCCTCATGA
- a CDS encoding FtsX-like permease family protein yields the protein MSPARDTWSGIPRVRDLARDAVDGARAQRTTTLTLAVVLAVVCFAVLVTTGQSAASEARIVEQIDSAGTRLIALSDDGGKAGIQATAPHRLAGLSDTTWAFGLGEAVDVTNPALPDGRAASRAVVGDLPADLAIVQGRPPRPGEAIAGTGVTAVLHLGPGLGTIRPIGAPGEDPVAVVGAFEATGPLAHLNDVILIAAAPEDAETLRYVYVMADDVAVIDRLEAVLRTSTPALDPSALTVETPAGAIALRDVIAGRLGAASRQLMAVVMGVGAAIIAVTMASATASRRRDFGRRRALGATRSALVATTLAQSSLGALAGIVVGTAAGVVTLAATTGSLPSWWFVAGVAGLALLLTVTTATPIATRAAHRDPLRILRVP from the coding sequence ATGAGCCCGGCACGGGACACGTGGTCGGGCATCCCGCGGGTGCGGGACCTGGCCCGCGACGCCGTCGACGGCGCCCGCGCCCAGCGCACGACGACGCTCACGCTCGCCGTCGTGCTCGCCGTCGTGTGTTTCGCTGTGCTGGTCACCACCGGTCAGTCCGCGGCTAGCGAGGCCCGCATCGTCGAGCAGATCGACTCCGCCGGCACCCGCCTGATCGCCCTGTCCGACGACGGCGGCAAGGCCGGCATCCAGGCCACCGCCCCCCACCGGCTCGCCGGGCTGTCCGACACGACCTGGGCCTTCGGGCTGGGCGAGGCCGTCGACGTGACCAACCCCGCCCTGCCCGACGGGCGCGCAGCCTCGCGGGCCGTCGTCGGGGACCTGCCCGCCGACCTCGCCATCGTCCAGGGCCGCCCGCCCCGGCCCGGGGAGGCCATCGCCGGGACAGGGGTCACCGCGGTGCTGCACCTCGGCCCCGGGCTCGGCACCATCAGACCCATCGGCGCCCCCGGCGAAGACCCCGTCGCCGTCGTGGGCGCCTTCGAGGCCACCGGCCCGCTCGCGCACCTCAACGACGTCATCCTCATCGCCGCCGCGCCCGAGGACGCCGAGACCCTGCGGTACGTGTACGTCATGGCCGACGACGTCGCCGTCATCGACCGGCTCGAAGCCGTCCTGCGCACCTCGACCCCGGCCCTCGACCCGAGCGCGCTGACCGTGGAGACCCCGGCCGGTGCCATCGCCCTGCGCGACGTCATCGCCGGACGCCTCGGGGCCGCATCCCGACAGCTCATGGCCGTCGTCATGGGCGTGGGGGCCGCGATCATCGCCGTGACGATGGCCTCCGCGACCGCGTCACGCCGCCGCGACTTCGGCCGCCGCCGCGCCCTGGGGGCCACCCGCTCCGCCCTCGTCGCCACGACCCTCGCCCAGTCCTCCCTCGGTGCGCTCGCTGGGATCGTCGTCGGCACCGCCGCCGGCGTCGTCACCCTCGCGGCCACGACTGGGTCGCTGCCCTCTTGGTGGTTCGTCGCCGGAGTCGCCGGGCTCGCGCTCCTGCTCACCGTGACCACCGCCACACCCATCGCCACCCGCGCCGCACACCGCGACCCGCTGCGCATCCTCCGCGTGCCCTAA
- a CDS encoding ABC transporter ATP-binding protein, protein MSSASVVGTRGLSFAYRAGAVPVIDDVSLDLPAGAVCSLTGPSGSGKSTLLYLLALMLRPAGGEVVWDGRPASSLPDAARSRLRAAHVGFVFQDALLDPSRTVLANVCDAALFAGMPRATATARARDLMGRFGVEHRGDHRPGEISGGQAQRVAICRALLTDPRVVFADEPTGNLDDTSAEIVWQALVDHAATGATVVVATHDKTLAARADHEVRLTVEGRVTTRTGVGS, encoded by the coding sequence GTGAGCTCGGCCTCCGTGGTGGGCACGCGCGGCCTGTCGTTCGCCTACCGTGCCGGGGCTGTGCCGGTGATCGACGATGTGAGCCTCGACCTGCCGGCCGGGGCGGTGTGCTCGCTCACGGGCCCGTCCGGGTCCGGCAAGTCGACGCTGTTGTACCTGCTCGCGCTCATGCTGCGCCCTGCGGGCGGGGAGGTCGTCTGGGACGGCCGGCCGGCGTCGAGCCTGCCTGACGCTGCCCGGTCGCGGCTGCGGGCCGCGCACGTCGGGTTCGTGTTCCAGGACGCGTTGCTCGACCCGTCACGCACCGTGCTGGCGAACGTGTGCGACGCGGCACTGTTCGCCGGGATGCCGCGCGCCACCGCGACCGCACGCGCCCGCGATCTCATGGGCCGGTTCGGTGTCGAGCATCGTGGCGACCACCGGCCCGGGGAGATCTCGGGAGGGCAGGCCCAGCGGGTTGCGATCTGCCGCGCCCTCCTCACCGACCCCCGGGTGGTGTTCGCCGACGAGCCGACCGGGAACCTCGACGACACCTCGGCCGAGATCGTGTGGCAGGCGTTGGTCGACCACGCGGCCACCGGTGCGACCGTCGTCGTCGCGACCCACGACAAGACCCTGGCCGCCCGCGCCGACCACGAGGTGCGCCTGACCGTCGAGGGCCGCGTCACCACGCGGACCGGGGTCGGATCATGA
- a CDS encoding peptidoglycan-binding domain-containing protein codes for MADGRARVRPRSLPWVLAVVVAAGLGVVFGRWAFVAPQVDESIDVPATVTVEELTVGRSLPVPVSAVWDARPFGVGAAVGVLTSVDVADGGTVNAGDRLYSVGLRPVVAAVGEVPAFRDLSQGAKGADVVQVQRFLTGAGFLTGEADGDFDAATAMAVRAWQKSLGVERDGVVRAADIVFASALPARVQVAEGFGVGARVADGDAVLSVLDGEPQFVATVPTGVTVDATLPIEVTLGEETVTAVVAGSRDDQSGSRVLTLTREDGSSVCADRCDLVPLDPAEAVFDARQVVTPDVTGPGVPAAAVWFEASGEAYVVLTDGTRTPVTILGQGQGSVVLEGVEEGTVVVLADETTGTGTGR; via the coding sequence ATGGCTGACGGTCGGGCACGGGTGCGCCCGCGTTCGTTGCCGTGGGTGCTGGCCGTGGTGGTCGCGGCTGGTCTGGGGGTCGTGTTCGGGCGGTGGGCGTTCGTCGCACCGCAGGTCGACGAGTCGATCGACGTCCCGGCGACGGTGACGGTCGAGGAGCTGACCGTGGGCAGGTCGTTGCCCGTCCCGGTTTCCGCCGTGTGGGACGCGCGCCCGTTCGGTGTGGGCGCAGCGGTGGGCGTGCTGACGTCGGTCGACGTCGCTGACGGCGGCACCGTGAATGCCGGTGACCGCTTGTACTCGGTGGGCCTGCGGCCGGTGGTCGCGGCCGTGGGGGAGGTGCCCGCGTTCCGGGACCTGTCCCAGGGCGCGAAGGGCGCAGACGTGGTCCAGGTGCAGCGGTTCCTGACCGGTGCGGGGTTCCTGACGGGCGAGGCGGACGGCGACTTCGACGCCGCGACAGCGATGGCGGTGCGGGCTTGGCAGAAGAGCCTGGGTGTCGAGCGGGACGGTGTGGTCCGTGCCGCGGACATCGTGTTCGCGTCTGCGCTTCCCGCGCGTGTTCAGGTGGCCGAGGGGTTCGGGGTGGGGGCACGGGTAGCGGACGGTGACGCGGTGCTGTCCGTGCTGGACGGCGAGCCCCAGTTCGTCGCGACGGTCCCGACCGGGGTCACTGTGGACGCGACGCTGCCGATCGAGGTCACGCTTGGCGAGGAGACGGTGACGGCGGTCGTCGCGGGTTCGCGTGACGACCAGTCCGGGAGTCGGGTCTTGACCCTGACCCGGGAGGATGGGTCGTCGGTGTGCGCGGACCGGTGCGACCTGGTACCGCTCGACCCGGCCGAGGCCGTGTTCGACGCCCGCCAGGTCGTCACACCCGACGTCACCGGGCCGGGGGTGCCCGCCGCGGCCGTGTGGTTCGAGGCGTCGGGGGAGGCGTACGTCGTCCTGACGGACGGCACGAGGACGCCGGTGACGATCCTAGGGCAGGGCCAGGGTTCCGTGGTGCTCGAGGGTGTCGAGGAGGGCACGGTCGTCGTCCTTGCGGACGAGACGACCGGGACGGGGACCGGGCGGTGA
- a CDS encoding DUF3892 domain-containing protein, with protein sequence MSVRITHIRLSGNGNVDHEHITHYAWVSSEIGKAYASSKAAMVEWIDKEGGRAFVESAGTVVSVGVVKPHRGEPYLRTQANGVWTDSLLSLPRF encoded by the coding sequence GTGTCCGTGCGCATCACCCATATCCGGCTATCTGGCAACGGCAACGTTGACCACGAGCACATCACCCACTACGCGTGGGTCAGCAGCGAGATCGGGAAAGCGTACGCGAGTTCGAAGGCCGCGATGGTCGAATGGATTGACAAGGAGGGCGGCAGGGCCTTCGTAGAGTCCGCTGGAACGGTGGTGTCTGTCGGCGTCGTCAAGCCTCACCGTGGGGAGCCCTACTTGCGGACGCAGGCGAACGGGGTGTGGACCGACAGTCTGCTCTCCCTGCCTCGGTTCTAG
- a CDS encoding sensor histidine kinase, whose product MAQALSEIIPAWGMAIDWPRAGVISQPLFVALLLAGLALACAGVVLARRSPVAGWLLALGTYAALVFGLDAPAWLDACALPLAVAVFLLAERGPVLRGLWVGGVTLVAGGLVNWVWAVVVAGAPAPEASLFLVRVLAAFAPLVSAGAVLGALHGRQSRRADAARAEAESVRLGQERQLMQAREAERARIAQELHDVAAQHLAGLLSLADAAVDLAGDQPATAVALVTEVRAEGRFAAASIYGALSDLRSPEAQRVAPTPGVDKIADLVDSWGARGMTVDLTVVGDVTELPLVVSATAYRAVQEALANAAKYARGSTVSVSVLTDAARFTVAVENGPSPATSHGEAGTTGLGWGLTGLRQRAALLGGVLSAGPSEQDGWRVSVQIPLAEPATTDAQTAH is encoded by the coding sequence GTGGCGCAGGCACTGAGCGAGATCATCCCTGCGTGGGGGATGGCGATCGACTGGCCGCGGGCTGGCGTGATCTCCCAGCCACTCTTCGTCGCCCTCCTCCTCGCCGGGTTGGCGCTCGCCTGTGCCGGCGTCGTGCTGGCTCGCAGGAGCCCCGTCGCTGGGTGGTTGCTCGCGTTGGGCACCTATGCGGCGCTCGTCTTTGGGCTCGACGCGCCGGCGTGGCTCGACGCGTGCGCGCTGCCGCTGGCCGTCGCAGTCTTCCTGCTCGCCGAGCGGGGTCCGGTCCTGCGCGGTTTGTGGGTCGGTGGGGTCACGCTCGTGGCGGGCGGTCTTGTCAACTGGGTATGGGCGGTCGTGGTTGCCGGTGCTCCAGCCCCAGAGGCAAGCCTCTTCCTCGTGCGCGTTCTTGCGGCGTTCGCGCCTCTCGTCTCTGCTGGGGCGGTGCTCGGCGCGCTGCATGGAAGGCAGTCGCGTCGAGCCGACGCGGCGCGCGCCGAGGCCGAGTCGGTGCGCCTGGGTCAGGAGCGGCAGCTGATGCAGGCACGTGAGGCCGAGCGGGCACGCATCGCGCAGGAGCTTCACGACGTTGCCGCCCAGCATCTGGCGGGTCTCTTGTCGCTCGCCGACGCAGCCGTTGACCTCGCCGGTGACCAACCGGCCACAGCCGTTGCGCTGGTCACGGAGGTGAGAGCGGAGGGCCGGTTCGCGGCGGCGAGCATCTATGGGGCTCTGAGCGACCTCCGGTCGCCGGAGGCGCAGCGCGTGGCGCCCACGCCCGGGGTCGACAAGATCGCCGACCTCGTAGACAGCTGGGGTGCGCGCGGGATGACCGTGGACCTCACCGTCGTCGGTGACGTGACCGAGCTGCCTCTGGTGGTGTCCGCGACCGCTTACCGAGCCGTGCAGGAAGCACTGGCGAACGCCGCGAAGTACGCGCGAGGCTCGACGGTGTCAGTCAGTGTTCTGACGGACGCAGCACGGTTCACGGTGGCCGTCGAGAACGGACCCTCACCTGCGACGTCGCACGGCGAGGCGGGCACGACGGGCTTAGGGTGGGGCCTGACCGGCCTGCGCCAGCGTGCAGCCCTTCTCGGAGGGGTGCTCAGCGCCGGACCAAGCGAGCAAGACGGATGGCGCGTCTCCGTCCAGATCCCCCTGGCGGAGCCCGCGACGACAGACGCACAGACCGCACACTGA
- a CDS encoding response regulator transcription factor: MTNTQSIRVLIADDNAVVRRGLRMRLNHAEGIQVIGEASNGRDAVTIARRENATVVLMDLEMPGDGLKATRALAGPGVENPIRVIALTAHAEPAWVIQALESGAVGYILKHDMRRVTAAIEAAARGESPLSAGVAAPVIHEFTRRRTTDIAADESIGMLSPAELAAVTQLTRGRTSNEEIAAALFLSVNTVRSQLSSALRKTGLSDRTQLALWGVRRGLDR; encoded by the coding sequence GTGACCAACACCCAGTCGATCCGCGTCCTGATTGCCGACGACAACGCCGTCGTGCGCCGCGGGCTCCGAATGCGCCTGAACCACGCCGAAGGCATCCAGGTCATCGGCGAGGCGTCGAACGGCCGCGACGCCGTGACGATCGCGCGACGAGAGAACGCAACAGTCGTCCTGATGGATCTCGAGATGCCGGGAGACGGACTCAAGGCCACGCGCGCGCTGGCCGGACCGGGCGTCGAGAACCCGATACGAGTCATCGCACTGACCGCGCACGCGGAGCCCGCCTGGGTCATCCAGGCGCTGGAGTCCGGGGCGGTCGGCTACATCCTCAAGCACGACATGCGCCGTGTCACCGCCGCCATCGAGGCCGCCGCCCGCGGTGAGTCGCCCCTCTCGGCCGGCGTTGCCGCCCCCGTCATCCACGAGTTCACCCGCCGCAGGACGACCGACATCGCCGCAGACGAGTCGATCGGAATGCTCTCGCCCGCCGAGCTCGCAGCGGTGACACAGCTCACGCGCGGGCGCACATCCAACGAGGAGATCGCAGCCGCCCTGTTCCTCTCAGTGAACACCGTGCGCTCTCAGCTTTCGTCCGCGCTGCGGAAGACAGGCCTGTCGGATCGGACGCAACTCGCTCTGTGGGGGGTTCGCCGCGGACTCGATCGGTGA
- the lanKC gene encoding class III lanthionine synthetase LanKC, whose protein sequence is MIAHFATTDALFYDRPSTAADEPSFSVADLDWVGWQHDNREPWSHWHPIGVWLPDQGWKVHVSTVARSADEVLRRVSEFCWTHRLSFKHLEGHAQLATVNAKDADRGSAGKFITVYPEDQERLHLTLTGLDAVVGGMPGPYILSDLRWRNGPVYTRFGAFKKMWTRDDRGQPIPALRHPAGHAVEDPRTAGFTPPPWVPMPNFLERPLASLSDAAPPADFGYDITRVLHYSNAGGVYEARGKNGERVVLKEGRPHAGITPDGRDAATRVSDEEAALLTLAGPDVVAVRDAFTLHGHRFLALEHVEGTPLNAEIARRSPSIHADSTPSDYAAYREWALRISDALSRAVSRLHAAGHVHGDLHPRNVIVRPDGHIVLIDFEMARPATEHTTTLVGAPGFVAPDRRGGTAADRYALACIRAALFTPLTALIPLDSLKARDLLENAMVTYNLDDAWIGAQLADLGLSRRDAGRRGAGHDLARLGPAGDWDTTTQTGIAAVQHRIDRALHWSADLSRVDRLWPGDPQQFHENGMGLAHGAAGVVHALASANLDVPAGALDWLTAAASRPNPTTGERPVGLFDGLAGVAWLHRHHGRTTDADSILDTLRTTDLDSLGPDLYSGLPGLGLLLVAESPRHPELLDRADAIASRLTDYHTTQRPRLDPTVTAHVARTDHAGLMWGASGTALFALRLYERTSDARHLHLAMDALDYDLAHCAVADDGSLQVNEGWRLNPYLASGSVGVGLVAAQALRHAPDPERYVVAIDGITRAASAPFTIESGLFYGRAGMVHYLLALSRLGLATEASAEAVTRHVDQFRLHALRHGDGIGFPGRGLMRMSCDLATGSAGILTALRAHELAAFDPLAPGWSDLVPLLLPTQQPHDADPRAVALTATGRR, encoded by the coding sequence ATGATCGCCCACTTCGCAACGACCGATGCTCTGTTCTACGACAGACCCAGCACCGCTGCCGACGAACCGTCCTTCTCCGTCGCCGATCTCGACTGGGTGGGCTGGCAACACGACAACCGGGAACCGTGGAGCCACTGGCACCCGATCGGAGTCTGGCTACCTGACCAGGGCTGGAAGGTGCACGTCAGCACCGTCGCGCGGTCCGCCGACGAGGTACTCCGGCGGGTCTCAGAGTTCTGCTGGACGCACCGCCTCAGCTTCAAGCACCTCGAAGGCCATGCGCAGCTGGCAACGGTGAATGCGAAGGACGCAGATCGCGGGTCTGCGGGGAAGTTCATCACGGTCTACCCCGAGGACCAGGAGCGCCTGCATCTCACGCTGACCGGCCTCGACGCCGTGGTCGGCGGCATGCCAGGCCCGTACATCCTGTCCGACCTTCGCTGGCGCAACGGGCCGGTCTACACGCGCTTCGGCGCCTTCAAGAAGATGTGGACCCGCGACGACCGCGGCCAACCCATCCCCGCCCTGCGTCATCCGGCGGGGCACGCGGTCGAGGATCCACGCACCGCTGGCTTCACCCCGCCGCCGTGGGTGCCGATGCCGAACTTCCTGGAGCGGCCGCTCGCATCGCTGAGTGATGCTGCACCGCCAGCCGACTTCGGGTACGACATCACACGAGTCCTGCACTACTCGAACGCCGGTGGCGTGTACGAGGCGCGCGGCAAGAACGGGGAGCGCGTCGTCCTCAAGGAGGGTCGCCCGCATGCTGGCATCACGCCCGACGGGCGCGATGCGGCAACACGCGTCAGCGACGAGGAGGCGGCCCTACTGACTCTGGCTGGCCCCGACGTCGTTGCGGTGAGGGACGCATTCACGCTCCACGGCCACCGGTTCCTTGCACTTGAGCACGTCGAGGGCACGCCCCTCAACGCCGAGATCGCCCGCCGCAGTCCGTCGATCCATGCAGACTCGACGCCGTCTGACTACGCCGCCTACCGGGAGTGGGCGCTGCGCATCTCCGACGCACTCTCCCGAGCCGTGTCTCGCTTGCACGCCGCCGGGCACGTCCACGGTGATCTGCACCCGCGCAACGTGATCGTCCGTCCCGACGGACACATCGTCCTGATCGACTTCGAGATGGCACGGCCGGCGACCGAGCACACGACGACCCTCGTCGGAGCTCCGGGGTTCGTCGCACCAGACCGTCGCGGAGGCACGGCCGCGGACCGTTACGCACTCGCCTGCATCAGGGCAGCCCTGTTCACGCCGCTCACGGCCCTGATTCCTCTGGACTCGCTGAAGGCCCGGGACCTCCTCGAGAACGCGATGGTCACGTACAACCTGGACGACGCGTGGATCGGTGCCCAGCTGGCGGACCTTGGCCTCTCGAGACGCGACGCCGGGCGGCGCGGTGCAGGCCATGACCTTGCCCGCCTTGGCCCGGCGGGTGATTGGGACACGACGACACAGACTGGGATCGCGGCTGTCCAGCACCGCATCGACCGGGCCCTCCATTGGTCGGCGGACCTCAGCCGCGTCGATCGCCTCTGGCCAGGTGACCCCCAGCAGTTCCACGAGAACGGCATGGGCCTGGCGCACGGAGCAGCCGGCGTGGTCCACGCCCTGGCCTCCGCCAACCTCGACGTCCCCGCTGGCGCACTCGACTGGCTCACCGCAGCGGCGAGTCGTCCCAACCCCACAACTGGCGAGCGGCCGGTAGGCCTGTTCGACGGGCTCGCTGGCGTCGCATGGCTGCACCGCCACCATGGCCGAACGACTGATGCCGACTCGATCCTTGACACGCTTCGCACCACCGACCTCGACTCGCTCGGCCCTGACCTCTACAGCGGCCTACCGGGCCTCGGGCTCCTGCTTGTCGCCGAGAGCCCCCGTCATCCGGAGCTCCTCGACCGCGCTGACGCGATCGCGAGCCGCCTGACGGACTACCACACCACCCAGCGCCCGCGCCTCGACCCCACCGTGACGGCCCATGTCGCACGAACGGATCACGCGGGACTCATGTGGGGCGCATCCGGGACCGCGCTCTTCGCGCTGCGCCTCTACGAGCGCACGAGTGACGCGCGGCACCTGCACCTAGCGATGGACGCACTCGACTACGACCTCGCGCACTGCGCCGTCGCCGACGACGGATCGCTCCAGGTCAACGAAGGGTGGCGCCTCAACCCCTACCTGGCATCGGGCTCAGTCGGCGTCGGCCTGGTGGCAGCGCAAGCCCTTCGACACGCACCCGACCCCGAGAGGTACGTCGTCGCAATCGACGGCATCACCCGCGCCGCGTCCGCACCCTTCACGATTGAGTCCGGTCTCTTCTACGGCCGCGCAGGGATGGTTCACTACCTCTTGGCGCTGAGCCGCCTCGGCCTTGCAACCGAGGCATCCGCCGAGGCAGTGACTCGCCACGTCGACCAGTTCCGCCTCCACGCGCTACGGCACGGCGACGGCATCGGCTTCCCCGGGCGAGGTCTCATGCGCATGTCGTGCGACCTCGCCACCGGGTCTGCGGGGATCCTCACCGCACTCCGTGCCCACGAGCTCGCTGCGTTCGATCCACTCGCCCCCGGGTGGAGCGACCTCGTGCCGCTCCTCCTTCCCACGCAACAGCCTCACGACGCCGACCCACGCGCCGTGGCCCTCACTGCCACCGGAAGGAGGTGA